gcccggccgtgggcaaaaaggccccccggccagccctctcgcgccctccttctagcagcgccataacacgTACTCTTAAAACTAACCAGTTGATAAAGATATCCGTCACCAGCTATCAACTGTCAACAGCAGGCACAGATATTACCACGATTCAGGCACAAATTCTATTTATGGCACCATAATTTCATTTATTTTGCCAAATAACTAATATTTTCAAAACCATGGATGTATTATTTTCAATTTTATCAAAATGTACTAACAAGAACCAATTGATCGGTAACAAATATGGTCCATAAAATTCATGAATTACAACCACCGTAGCTTTCCAAATTAGTGATCCAATGCACAGACACACGAATATGCCATGTTCTTTTCAAGGAAAAGCAAGCCTCCTGGCAGCTGCATCTTTCGATGCAACTATAATTTTATTGCCAAGAATGCCAGGCATCAAGGCTGAACAAATCGCTCAtaaacaagaaagaaagaaagagaaaaaaatgacAAACGAATATAATACTGAGCATATGGCAGCAAGCATTAGTACAGTTGCTAAAAACAGTGAAAAATTGAGCGTACGCCTAGGTGCGCTTAAGCGCTGAGCGGAGGCCTACTGCTTCACTTTTGGGGTTAGCGCTGAAAAAAGCGCCCAGACGCCTAGGCATAGCGCCTAAGCGCTTGGCGTACACTCAGGGGTGCGGCGCCAGCTAAGCGGAAACTAAGCGGCGGCTAGGCAAGGACATGCAGGTAGGAGCGGCACCAATTTGGGGACAAAAGAGAGGGAAAGGGATGTTCGGCTAGGGTTAGACAGAGGAGAgtggggtgagagagagagagagcacagagCAAGGCGGCCTTACATGCTTTAAAAATTGATTTCTGGGTGTCCCCTGTTCATGTCGATGTCCGTACAAAACGCTCAAGCGCCGGTTAAGCTATCATTGCACTAAGCAGAGGCACACCGCTCGCTCAGCGCCTAGCGCTTAAAAAAACCTTGCTAAAAACTAATGATGCAACCAATTTACATTCCTAATGCGCATTAGTTAGAACTAGAAGGCTCCCTAAGCAAGAACGAAAATTGCAAGCTGTTACCAAACTTTCAAAAAATTATAGGTTAAAATACAAAAACAAATGAAACAAAGTGATCATCCGTGAGCAAACACCACCTAGAAGCATATAAATACCAGACTTGCTGAACGGAAAAGGTTGCACCAGTGAACTAGAAGGCTCCTTAAGCAAGAATAGTATTCTTAGCTTACCATCTTACAGGCTAATCTTGATCGCCTAAATAAATGTCATGAATGACTGCCGTTTCCTTTCAGCTTGAGTTCAAGCTCTAACTCTTTGCGCCTTACCTCCAGTTTTAAGCGTTTAATCTCAATCTTCATATGTTCGTTATCTGACCTCATCCTTTCCAGTTCCTTGTCCTTAATTTTACTGGATAGTTCCCACTTGAGGCGTTGTTCTGCAAGCTCCAGTGCCTCATTTTCGATTTTCAAGCACTGTTTTTCAAGCTCTGCAGATTGCAATACTAAGTCCTTCTGTGTCAAAGCCAAGCTGGTTCCATCTGGAACAACTTTGTTGATATCTAGTGTGATGCCATGGGGATTAGACCTCCGGCTACATTCGTGTGCACTCAAAGAGTTCCCAAAACCAGCATCCTCGTGATCCGCTGTATACCACATCTTCTTTTGCATGGGTAAGCCCCCTTTATTGCTATGCGCCACCTGATGGTcctcatcattatcttcctcataATCAGAGTCTGAACTCTGGTCATCTTCATCGGCATCTCCACTTGCTCCTCTCATCATATCATTTTCCTCTTTGCACCTAAGAGCAAACTGCAGTGAACGCTGAAGTGCAGGATCTTCAGGCAAACTAATCCGGTTATTATTATGGTAGGAGCACATCTCCTCATAGAATAAGTGCCTTGAGCTCAGTATCTTCCTTGCGTCATCTTTCAACTTGTCAGAGAGATTATCCATGCGATCCAGAAGTGCTGGATTCTCCACAACCTTGCAAGTTGTACCCCGACCAAGGATATCTGTAAGCCTTTTGTATCTCTTATTGAGGTCATTGAACTTATCCTCGCACTGCTGCGGTGACACATTGCAACCTCGCTCGCCCATCACCTTTGATATTGCCTTCCACTTGCCTTTCTTATGCACCATTGCACAGTTCCTCCTTCCACATCCTAAATCAGCTCCTGGATCCTCACCAGTGTAGGACGCTGCAGTAATTAAAAGCTTAACCATTGAATCAGTCCACTTCATCCGCTGCCATGCTGAGCCCTTCTTTCCCTTGCCGCTGTGGCTATCAGTGGTATCCTCGTTCAGACCATGCTCCTCATCATCGCTCATGGAGTCCTTCTTGGGATAGTGGTGGTGGTGGACCTGGTGGTGATCAGCCTTCCTTTGTTCTCTGAATTGAAATTCCGACAAGTGGTCAGAAGCTGTAACCTGGTTCATAGGCATGGGGAATTTGCCAGGTATCTGAGAGTGGTTGAAGCCCGGATTATCGGAGCTTGGACCGTGCATTTGCATGGGATTCCGGTGCAAGTCTGAACTGCCATAAGTTGCTCCTTGCATAAAGTTTCCAGGTGGCAGGTTATTGCCTTCCATTCTCCCAAAGGATCATTCCACTACGTCttatataatactccctctgtaaactaatataagagcgtttagattactattttagtgatctaaacgctcttatattagtttacagagggagtaccaaatACGAATGTAGAATTTGGCACTACTTCTTCAGCCTGAAATCCAACGCAAGAAAGTAATTCAGAAGAACTATTGAGCAGTCAATACTGATTGCACATTTGAGAACTTCTAAACGATACAAATCTGCCCGTAAACACACAGATTGCACTTTAATCAAAATCACCTATATTGCGAACTGAGACCGTCCTAGATTTGATATAACTATTAATGTGCAAGCAGTGAGTTGGATTTCTTCGGCACAGTTCAACAGTAAATTCGAAAAGATTGCAGTCTCTTACATCAGAGCACAACTCGATACTTAAGTGAAACTGCCTAAACGACCAGCAACATGATGTAAAGATATTAATCAGTTGAACGGCATCAAACTAACAAATAGTAGAGCTAAAGAAGAATTTGAAGTAGAGCATCAGAGTTACATATGTGCATCAGACCTAAGTTACGTATGCGTGGGATTCAGGTTTCAGAGAAGGAGCAGGCAAAAGAAACAAGTCACTATCTGAACAAATTCCTTAATCGCCGAAGGGTGCTCTCCTGTCAACAGAATGGGGTCAGGGAGAAAGATCCGGCTGCAATAGAATAATCAGATCAAAGAGAAGGCTAGTGAAGGCCGAAGAACAATCCGAGCAAGATAGGGCTTCCTTACCAAGAAGAAGAATCGCGTCCGGGTAGGTCTTCACTCGCTACCAATAGAGAGGACGAGAAAGAATGCCCACGAGAGAGATCTCCAGGCGTGGTTCGGCGGAAGGAGGGGACGAGGCGAGCTTGGCGGCGACAGCGAAGGGCGTTTCGGCGGTGCCGGCGATGGGGAAGACGATTTTCTGTCAACAACATtccatttctttctttctttcttttttccttttggtaACGGAAGTGGTGTTGTTATTGCTCGGCAAAAAACGTGGCACTGGAGCTTTCTCTGTTTTTTTTGGTTGAGTTGTCTTCCTTTTTCTTCTACGTCTGGGTCGATCTTGCGTCCAACGCACGCACGTACTTTCACCTCGTGGCTGATTTGCCGTGTGACTTTTCATAAACATATGATAAATTGCCCCTAActcacaaatttaaataaaataTAAATGTTtcatagtttcacaaccaaataaatATGTCTACAAGTCAAATAAAAATTAAATTGTCTCAAATATAACTGTAAAAAAGATAGCCGATACATCTACTGGTTGACAACGTGAGCCCACATATGTTCAACCAAATTATCTTGCAGCTGAATGTGAGCTTCCCAATCACATATTTGATGATGAAATTCGATGAATTGTGCAAATGTTGTCGCTCCTCCATACTCAGACATAACATTGTCACCCtagaactcgatgggaccgaattcattagggttagggcataacgtaatctcggtgagaccgatcacataaactcggtgagaccgatttctgtaataagcaaacagagagttggttaggcaaactcggcgggaccgatcactcatttcggtgagaccgaaacgttacgaaaaggaaacaaagggtttgcattgcgaactcggtgggaccgatcgctcatctcggttaaaccgaaatgttacgaagggaaatagagagtttgcaatcccatctcggtgagaccgagatccctatcggtgagaccgaactgattagggtttctggctatggctatgtcaaatgaactcggtggcgtcggatagatcaaatcggtggggccgagtttgacttttggtttgggacatatgtggatatgagaaaatggttgagggattttggagcatatcactaagcattttgagcaagcaagccattaagcaacacatcatccccttttaatagtattggcttttcatatggactcaatgtgatcttggatcactaaaataaaaatgtagagtcttaagcttgagccaatatgtgttcttagcattttgaggggtccacatctctagtcgatgccatgtcaatcattgaactttctgaaatgatcatcttgaaagagtattagttcaatgagctatatgttgttaagaattaccaaaacacccagggattagttgcactttcaatctcccctttttggtaattgatgacaacatatagatcaaagcttcgacaaatgataataagattgaaatatatcgtcgctttgagaagtatgtgataggcaagagctccctctaaatttgtgcattatttacaatttgcttttgaatgcaaatgcacaatcgattaggatcatgggttactcttccatgtcacatacatcttggtggagcgctcgaaatgatagaatatgaaatatgcactcatcaccaaggcaaaatgaatgatcatacatgagagataaataatagcatcattcaagcataagcaattaagtatgatatgatcaaacacatgatcatactagtatctcacacacataaacatagaGTATCATCTAAACaagcacacaaataagtatcaaacaagtaGCAAAGGAGGCAAAAAGAAGCAAATCTCTcactctcgaagcctatgatctatacactttctccccctttagcaacaagttaccaaaaagctcgaaaatgcatagtgttatgcgtctctctaggcttgatcttcgggaggtggcattgagaggactccaaggacgaatgcatctgttgaagttgttggagctggAGGAGTGGCAACTGGAGGGGCTACTGatgctgtggctgcaggtgctgacgtAGTAGCTcgtgtgtctgtcacaggcactgctgcaaacctctgtgccctaggcactctctgaaaggcatctgtggtagctttccctttcctctattcaacttcttcctggagctgctcaacagctgtttgcatctttgtcaccttcaagtcaagatcatagaactttgtctcaatgatcctctccaggctctcttgattctgagtcagggtggtcaATCCTTTCCCAATCCTCAAAGttgcttgaataagatatccaagttggTCTTGCTTAGACTTGAGGAAAACTTGggaagcctcttcagcacttggcatctttgctgccttttcagcttttgctttctccctcttctcttgagcttCTACAGATGTGGGATCTTCATCATTCATGaaaactgtgttgtcctcaaagtcaggtctcaagggaagatgttccttatccaacaagtatgtgcatgtgcccatcttggagttgatgagcatctggatgtgtggagcatacccacatgatctcttctcgtctgctgctgtcctcttgattgtctcaacaatcaaactcattactttgaacttctggggcacatcaaacaattgtagcaaattgatggagtggcctctgatcatcatgtgatctcctgatttgggcaacaaggtgtgcctcaagatggtCTTAATAGTGGCCAATCCAGACAACAGATAATACACAGAGCCCatcttgtgagtctccaaggctttgtcaggaatctccttatacatgttggccatggagttgtgatctttcttcttcttggcatagacatctatgtcatcctcatgctctgcaggggcatttatcagcttggcccactcggcaactgttgattggtaccttgtaccttcagacatccatataaTCCTTCCATCAGGATAAAAATGAGCTGTagaatagaattgcataatgagctcatcattccacttggtgagtttCTGACCCACAAAAGTATCTACTCCACATAGTCTGAAActttcatgcactcctgggaagtggtcttcattgttgtcgaTGTACTTCCAGTCTGCCCActtcatgtcacatactatgggtttcttgtccaacagaatagtctcatagaagtcctgctgctccttggtgtgaaacctatagtccacagcagtccttctcctcacagcatatggatctgatTCTCTCCAtaatctgagtcctgcatcctttctgattTTCATATTTTCTGCCACTAGATGATTGTCATCagggtcagggatcttgggcttaagctccctaagcacttgggcttcaacatattcttcttcaatctcaggcactggggccttgttcttctcagcgaCTGGTATGTTCCTTGTggtcctctttggtgcagtcttggtggctggagcagaagctttgggggcagtcttgggcttagaaggggcaaccccagacttgatggcaccccccatcagcttttgagctttgggtgctggtgcagcatccacTTCTTCTACTTCATCCTCAGTTGGATCTCTCATCATAGAGGATCTCCCAAtgactctggccatggtcttcttgaccctttccttcctcttcttgccttcaccagcctcttttggttcaagagtgaactcaatTGTTTCCTGTGTTGAGGCTTTGGCTTTAGACATGGGCACTCTTTTTGCAGGAGCCTTCTTGTTCAAGCCAGGCTTTGTAGATGCAGTTGTGCCAAATTCTTTCTTGACAACATTTTTCTTGGagctgacctcctcctcagcagcaaTATAATCTTCATCTTCTGAATCATAATTTCTCTTTCCAActctgcctagtagcagccttaggcaggttgctaggagtacttcagCTGCCTTCATCATAACTGCCAGAGGGACTATTGCCATCACTCAGATtcacctgctcctcagacttgttttggctatcactctgatctgacatgtctGATACTGCAAACTGAcagctgaccctatgaatagttatagatgatatagagtggatgagcatcacaaagtgcagagattttgcaaaacaaatgagtcaaaaacttagttttagttttccaaagaaagcatttcggagctaccgatttgttaaacttggtgataccgaagcaactttggagtctaaactagtggaatcggtcagaccaagacacagttcggtgactcggAGATTGCTAGGGcttcactgagagttgaactcggtcacaccgatttgcaagtttcggtcagactgaaaattacaagtgcaatggcctaagccaaatcggtgagaccgatttccacaactcggtcggtccaagatgagttcggcggaaacctaaccctaaaatttggaatcaaaactaatctaaaggaggTTTTTATTGGATAGGATGATCTCATACGTGGTCAGAATCATGGCAtttgctttgtgctaagaatcggagatAAGGATTGCACAAAgattcgaactcataccctagctcggtgatgagctcgctacggtggcaacggcggtgtacatttccgttgacggcgacggagaccagcggtgggaggtcACTGGCGaggagaggacgatccggagacccgagtcggcagagcaggacacgcgcgggcgaagaggttttggagaaatttccaaattttgacccaTCGGGATATATATCCtgaccttgtcggtgtgaccgagtggaacaactcggtggcaccgagatgcagaatcgcaagtggttactgcaactcggtgtgactgaatagttttaatcggttgcactgagattgaaaacctagatcaacttagtgaaatcggtatgaccgaaaaggatgaattggttagaccgaaatgcacagagaggtttggggagtttaagtctatgacgaatcggtgactccgagtgctcctcacctagagggttcgaatctgacttgatcaaactttgtgatgtagcatgaatagagtttgagacgagaaaagcatagatagctagaggaagttcttaggcattcttgtccatccatttggcaaaaggaaAAGAGCCAAAcgatcaaagcaacaaatggatatcctcaaatgagaaaaatatgcaatcaacatgctcacacagtaaaatggcaaatgaaatatgtggcaaagcatgcacaaacactctagcatctatcaagcaattgacgatgactaggtcatctatatatgagtatattgactcaggagtcaaatgagaacatttgatcataggtcatactcatcatttaagcacaagtggggttaccacttttacataaagcattgttgtgttcacaccattagagttgctttagctcaatacatagagtaaagctccccctagatgtgatatcccccctaagagggatgaactaaccttgggttttgtcgatgatgacttcatgtagatgttgaagatgtggatgctcaatgttgatgtagatcatttggagcaatccattggagtgagttgcactttcaatacctacacgggttagtcccacaaggaacaaacaaggatatccatagacatagagtgaagttcacacaagatggtgtccatgaaagcattaggttaccttgtcccttgtcttaccaacaagagggtttgtgactccttgaactagtgcaagatgtggaagttgtttgcacttgttctcgccaaaatgatatgagtgaagtatgttggcggagtcaccctcaagaactctctagttcttcttcttcgggatccacatcaacttgatgggaatccttgg
This window of the Triticum aestivum cultivar Chinese Spring chromosome 5D, IWGSC CS RefSeq v2.1, whole genome shotgun sequence genome carries:
- the LOC123120106 gene encoding uncharacterized protein, with translation MEGNNLPPGNFMQGATYGSSDLHRNPMQMHGPSSDNPGFNHSQIPGKFPMPMNQVTASDHLSEFQFREQRKADHHQVHHHHYPKKDSMSDDEEHGLNEDTTDSHSGKGKKGSAWQRMKWTDSMVKLLITAASYTGEDPGADLGCGRRNCAMVHKKGKWKAISKVMGERGCNVSPQQCEDKFNDLNKRYKRLTDILGRGTTCKVVENPALLDRMDNLSDKLKDDARKILSSRHLFYEEMCSYHNNNRISLPEDPALQRSLQFALRCKEENDMMRGASGDADEDDQSSDSDYEEDNDEDHQVAHSNKGGLPMQKKMWYTADHEDAGFGNSLSAHECSRRSNPHGITLDINKVVPDGTSLALTQKDLVLQSAELEKQCLKIENEALELAEQRLKWELSSKIKDKELERMRSDNEHMKIEIKRLKLEVRRKELELELKLKGNGSHS